The Helicobacter kayseriensis genomic sequence GTCTATTACTCCATGCAGAGATCAATCTCTATGGACCAGGAGGGCCACACACAGCGCTCCAAGAGATCGCAAAGGTTTATGAAAAGCAGACAGGGATCAAAGTCAATGTCAATTTTGGCCCACAAAAAACATGGCAAGAAAAAGCAGAGCAAAATGCGGATATTCTTTTTGGCGCATCAGATCAATCAGCGGTTGCGATTGCGACAGATTTTGGAGACAAATTTGATCCAAAAGAGATCAAACCTCTCTATCTTAGAGAAGCAATCATCTTGACACAAAAGGGCAATCCACTCAAAATCAAAGGACTCAAAGATCTTGCCAACAAAAAAGTGCGTATCGTCGTCCCAGAGGGTGCAGGCAAAAGCAACACCTCAGGAACAGGAGTGTGGGAAGATATGATCGGACGCACCAAAGATCTCAAGACAATCGCAAATTTCCGATCCAATATCATCGCCTATGTCCCCAATAGTGGCAGTGCTAAAAAACTCTTCTTAGATAAAGAAGTGGATGCGTGGATCACTTGGCTAGACTGGGCAAAAAGCAATCCCGACTATGGCGATGTCGTCGCGATCGAGAAAGATTTAGTCGTTTATAGGACTTTCAATGTCGTTTTGATCAAAAATGCCTCACAAGAAGCACAGGACTTCGTGAAATTTCTCTCTAGCAAAGAAGCTGAGCAAATCTTCAAAAAATTTGGATGGTTTCGCTAAATATCCATCCCTCCCCCTATCCCCTAATGGATAGGGAATCTAAACCAAGATTCAGGGATTTTCCCCAAGCTTCAAAAATTATTTCTTCCAAAATACTCAAAAAACACCGATATAGACACCACTTGAAAGAATCAAAAAGAAAAAATTATTTCCCAAATAAGCTTTAATCTTCAAAAAGCAATACCATCATACAGGTGCCTAGACTTTGTTCTACATATCTTCAAGCCATCAAGAAAAACTTGAAAATTACAAACAATATGTCAAAAAATACAAGAGTAGAAGCTTGAGATATCGTTATCGCCGAAGAAAACTTCAATCATAAAACTATTTCAAAAAATCTCAAACTCCTCACTTTCATCATCGGCAAATTCCTCATCTTCAAATCGTGAGAAATTGATAAGCACATCAATATCATATTCAATCTCTTCAAGCTTATTTACATCCAGCGAAAAGCAAATCAAACTTCCATCAATTGAGAATGGCAACCTAATCTCCTCTCTTGTGTGATTATAAAAAGATACTGCAGAATCATTTGAAACAACCAAAAGCTCTGAATTTCCAATTTGCTTAGCAAGACTTAAAATGATAAAAAGACCAAAACCAGAATTTCTTTCACTCCCATAGATAGTCGGCATGCTTGCGGTGATCCCCTTTTTGACTGCCTCATCTATAGCCTCAATCTCAGACTTGATATTTAAAAATTTCGAAGAAAGCCTACGCAAAAACCCGCATCCCATATCAATAACAGCAACTTCAACAATACGCTTTGTAGGATAATATTGTGCCATTGTCCAACCATAAGAGCCAGAGTGGTCTGCAACATTATTCAAGAGTTCTGACACAACATAATTCAAACAATCTTTGAGGTCTTTTGCTAAATCTTCTTTTCCAGAAAGTTGTGAAACTATAGTTTGAACTATTTGTTTGGTTAAACTTTCGATTTCTCCTCTTTGATTAACTTTTTGAATAGGAGTGTATGTT encodes the following:
- a CDS encoding extracellular solute-binding protein — its product is MKKFLFFTILVSLLLHAEINLYGPGGPHTALQEIAKVYEKQTGIKVNVNFGPQKTWQEKAEQNADILFGASDQSAVAIATDFGDKFDPKEIKPLYLREAIILTQKGNPLKIKGLKDLANKKVRIVVPEGAGKSNTSGTGVWEDMIGRTKDLKTIANFRSNIIAYVPNSGSAKKLFLDKEVDAWITWLDWAKSNPDYGDVVAIEKDLVVYRTFNVVLIKNASQEAQDFVKFLSSKEAEQIFKKFGWFR